From Brochothrix thermosphacta DSM 20171 = FSL F6-1036, a single genomic window includes:
- a CDS encoding MFS transporter — MPTSSETTKLPFKIKLSYSMGQMGDSLGYNMYFFFFLFFLTDYVGVPPALAGMISLVAILWDAVFDPVVGHISDNMRSKYGRRRPLMIMAALPYSIFAFLIFNSISLGTQATFLYFLIMTILFWSSYKFFVIPYFALGAELTNDFNERTTLRAWSSVGLYVAVMVASALPPYLLALFEKSGMSGQLSWRIIGGIFAVGILLSAFICWHFTRGKEIYKHEEQKNNTMKKSSLVKALAQIVKLKPTKFLAGSVFFWAVASTMAMGGLIYLMKYNLGYGAERQSLYFIINSLVCIVWIVFINKTARHFDKKHVYACFLGIGSLGLLLFSMTGFPSFAILLIFCVVFCLGDSTYWTLYYSMMYDICELDEYVNDSRREGVVTAVMSFSQKLGAACATWITGMLLAFGGYEGAIENQSESAHQMILYVNTLMPGIFGSLAVLAILFYPITKKRFDSMMTALHAKRSHKKYSEEDFKDML, encoded by the coding sequence ATGCCTACGAGTAGTGAAACGACAAAATTACCCTTCAAAATAAAACTTTCGTATTCAATGGGACAAATGGGAGATAGTCTAGGTTATAATATGTATTTTTTCTTCTTTCTTTTTTTCTTGACAGATTATGTTGGCGTGCCACCAGCTTTAGCAGGAATGATTTCATTGGTAGCGATTTTATGGGATGCTGTGTTTGATCCAGTAGTGGGACATATATCGGATAATATGCGTTCGAAATATGGTCGAAGACGTCCTTTGATGATCATGGCTGCATTACCATATTCAATCTTTGCTTTTTTAATTTTCAACAGTATTAGTTTGGGAACACAAGCGACATTTTTATACTTTTTAATAATGACAATACTTTTTTGGAGTAGCTATAAATTTTTTGTTATTCCGTATTTTGCTTTAGGTGCTGAACTAACAAATGACTTTAATGAGCGAACAACTTTACGAGCATGGTCGAGTGTGGGCTTATACGTCGCTGTAATGGTAGCATCCGCATTACCCCCTTATTTATTAGCCTTATTTGAAAAAAGCGGTATGTCTGGTCAACTGAGTTGGCGGATTATTGGTGGTATCTTTGCCGTGGGAATTCTGCTAAGCGCTTTTATTTGTTGGCACTTTACGCGTGGAAAAGAAATATATAAGCACGAAGAGCAAAAAAATAACACAATGAAAAAATCTTCACTGGTCAAAGCATTAGCCCAAATAGTGAAATTGAAACCGACTAAATTTTTGGCAGGATCAGTGTTCTTTTGGGCAGTTGCTTCAACAATGGCAATGGGCGGATTAATCTACCTGATGAAATATAATCTTGGGTACGGTGCAGAAAGGCAATCACTTTATTTTATTATTAATAGCTTAGTATGTATTGTATGGATAGTATTTATTAACAAAACAGCCCGACATTTTGACAAGAAGCATGTGTACGCCTGTTTTCTAGGAATAGGTTCATTAGGATTGCTTCTCTTCAGTATGACGGGCTTTCCTAGCTTTGCGATTCTACTGATATTTTGTGTTGTTTTCTGTCTAGGAGACAGCACCTATTGGACACTCTACTACTCGATGATGTATGACATTTGTGAATTAGATGAGTATGTCAATGATAGCCGACGAGAAGGTGTTGTAACAGCTGTAATGTCCTTCTCGCAAAAACTTGGTGCCGCTTGCGCCACTTGGATTACAGGAATGTTACTCGCTTTTGGTGGTTATGAAGGGGCAATTGAGAACCAAAGCGAGAGTGCACACCAAATGATTTTATACGTTAATACGCTTATGCCAGGAATTTTTGGTAGTTTAGCAGTATTAGCGATATTATTCTATCCAATTACTAAAAAACGCTTTGATAGTATGATGACTGCTTTACACGCGAAACGTTCACACAAAAAATACTCAGAAGAAGACTTCAAAGATATGTTATAA
- a CDS encoding PucR family transcriptional regulator: protein MITVKEVLSKKTFHYLQQHTSQDDLTQLVTGVNRVESITLKHLIQRNELVVTTGEAMINPISECLSLLKYMKKVGAAALVINTGPYIKKVPEEVKLYAEEVGCIVIEMPWRIRIADMTKKIFEELVKRTKRQSEEIVFIEKLISKKIRNEEIPVEIINDLGEDFLFEGVVVIVKQTNKREMEINVFHERLRELFHQKYNKFISGIVGQMVVFVINRSSRVSETMNFTKFGKELYAYFDKKKITIAIGKGESYPNITEVYKSYDEALQVITVVQNQDEKWLFKYKDLGVYQFLFALKDSPILTQFCKEMLAGVWEYDRCNNQKYYSFLRVFLEENGHANAISKRLFIHRNTVSYRVQRIEKILDRSLTNNLDKTSLSLAILIDDLFLHNRADD from the coding sequence ATGATTACAGTAAAAGAAGTATTATCTAAAAAAACTTTTCATTATTTGCAACAACATACTTCACAAGACGATTTAACACAACTAGTTACAGGTGTGAATCGAGTTGAAAGTATCACGCTCAAACATTTAATTCAAAGAAATGAATTAGTGGTTACTACAGGAGAAGCGATGATAAACCCTATTTCAGAATGCCTGTCATTACTAAAATACATGAAAAAAGTAGGTGCGGCTGCACTTGTTATCAATACAGGGCCTTATATAAAAAAAGTGCCAGAAGAAGTTAAACTATATGCAGAAGAAGTAGGTTGCATTGTCATTGAAATGCCTTGGAGAATAAGGATTGCAGATATGACAAAAAAGATTTTTGAAGAACTAGTCAAGCGTACAAAAAGACAGAGTGAAGAAATAGTTTTTATTGAAAAATTAATTAGTAAAAAAATCAGAAATGAGGAAATTCCTGTAGAAATCATCAATGATCTGGGGGAAGACTTTCTCTTTGAGGGTGTTGTCGTTATTGTAAAACAGACCAATAAACGTGAGATGGAAATAAACGTTTTCCATGAACGTCTTCGTGAACTATTTCATCAAAAATATAATAAATTTATTTCAGGTATTGTTGGACAAATGGTTGTTTTTGTAATTAATCGCTCTAGCCGAGTATCAGAGACAATGAACTTTACAAAGTTTGGAAAAGAACTTTACGCCTATTTTGACAAAAAAAAAATCACCATTGCCATTGGTAAAGGTGAGAGCTATCCTAATATTACTGAAGTCTATAAAAGTTATGATGAGGCGTTACAAGTTATCACTGTGGTGCAAAATCAGGATGAAAAGTGGTTGTTTAAATATAAAGATTTGGGTGTGTACCAATTTTTATTCGCTTTGAAAGATTCGCCTATCCTAACGCAATTTTGTAAAGAAATGTTAGCTGGAGTATGGGAATACGACCGTTGCAATAACCAAAAATATTATTCTTTTTTAAGAGTTTTTCTTGAGGAAAATGGACATGCCAATGCCATTTCTAAACGATTATTTATCCATCGGAACACGGTATCTTATCGTGTGCAGCGTATTGAAAAAATTTTAGACCGTAGTTTAACAAATAATTTAGATAAAACGAGTTTATCTTTAGCGATTTTGATTGATGATCTTTTTCTTCATAATCGTGCAGATGACTAA
- the dnaI gene encoding primosomal protein DnaI produces MDPIQAALKNVASNNSRLTALYDETLQTVLNYDEIKRFQAENPQLTTELIKHNITKLYEFVTEHQKYQNKERGLLPGYRPELSLNNGIIEVRYAATPEKIRADRERERRKRIRSLHMPKQILNASMENFETDTAQRVELLNAMFPLVRAIKDASDTMVQGWFVYGSYGTGKSYVLGTIANMLADNDVETTMIYVPEFMREIKQAINDNSVGEKVQIAKETPVLMLDDIGAESLTSWTRDEVLGAILQYRMQEELPTFFSSNMDFKQLQKYLMVNNRGDEETMKATRIMERIRFLAQPIELSGKNYRQ; encoded by the coding sequence ATGGACCCGATTCAAGCAGCATTAAAAAACGTGGCGAGCAACAATAGTCGTCTGACAGCACTTTATGATGAAACGTTGCAGACCGTCTTAAATTATGATGAGATCAAACGATTCCAAGCAGAAAACCCTCAGTTAACAACAGAGCTAATTAAGCACAATATCACTAAATTATATGAGTTTGTAACGGAACATCAAAAGTATCAAAATAAAGAACGGGGCTTGCTACCAGGCTATCGACCAGAGTTATCGCTTAACAATGGTATTATAGAAGTACGTTACGCGGCGACGCCTGAAAAAATTCGTGCTGATCGTGAACGTGAACGACGTAAACGTATACGCTCGTTGCATATGCCGAAACAAATTCTTAATGCCAGTATGGAAAATTTTGAAACCGACACAGCTCAACGTGTTGAATTGTTGAATGCAATGTTTCCATTGGTACGTGCAATCAAAGATGCAAGTGACACAATGGTGCAAGGTTGGTTTGTTTATGGTTCATATGGAACAGGAAAATCCTATGTACTGGGTACGATTGCGAACATGTTGGCAGATAATGATGTCGAAACAACGATGATTTATGTGCCAGAATTTATGCGTGAAATTAAACAAGCGATTAATGACAATTCTGTGGGTGAGAAGGTTCAAATTGCGAAAGAAACGCCAGTCTTAATGTTGGATGATATCGGTGCTGAGTCATTAACAAGTTGGACGCGAGATGAAGTCTTAGGGGCAATTTTACAATATCGCATGCAAGAAGAATTACCAACGTTTTTCTCATCAAATATGGATTTTAAACAACTTCAAAAATATTTGATGGTAAATAATCGTGGTGATGAAGAGACGATGAAAGCTACTCGTATCATGGAACGTATCCGTTTCTTAGCACAACCAATTGAGCTTTCTGGTAAAAACTATCGCCAATAG
- a CDS encoding TetR/AcrR family transcriptional regulator — protein MSQTKQQTKQRILQTAMRLFHTQGYHATGVSQILKESVSPKGSLYYHFPGGKEQLAIEAIEQSTVIIATAMKSDLDFYDDIYTAFSHHLTSIATKFEDFGKTDDFSTIPFGLIASETALVNENIRKSCEKTYATLEAIYEQRLLAAGYTSEEALILSSTFNILVEGAVALCVTSKSNAPLLNVKKVIPLLLKRAK, from the coding sequence ATGAGTCAAACAAAACAGCAAACAAAACAACGAATCTTACAAACTGCCATGCGCCTTTTTCACACACAAGGTTATCATGCGACCGGAGTTTCCCAGATTCTTAAAGAGAGTGTTTCACCAAAGGGATCGCTTTACTATCATTTCCCTGGTGGGAAGGAACAGCTTGCGATTGAAGCAATTGAACAATCTACGGTTATCATTGCAACGGCAATGAAATCAGACTTAGACTTTTATGATGATATCTATACAGCTTTCTCCCATCATTTAACGAGTATCGCCACTAAGTTTGAAGATTTTGGTAAAACCGATGATTTTTCAACAATCCCATTCGGGCTAATTGCGAGTGAAACTGCCTTAGTAAATGAAAACATTCGTAAATCTTGTGAAAAAACATATGCCACCCTTGAAGCAATTTATGAACAACGGTTATTAGCAGCTGGCTATACCTCAGAAGAAGCCTTAATATTAAGTTCTACTTTTAATATCTTGGTTGAAGGTGCTGTTGCTTTGTGCGTGACTTCCAAATCAAACGCTCCTCTTCTCAATGTGAAAAAAGTAATTCCACTCTTATTAAAAAGAGCAAAATAA
- a CDS encoding P1 family peptidase encodes MSKKRVREAGYTLPGKTGEYNAITDVAGVEVGYKTITFGEPSDYKGAGSPFARTGVTMILPQGKKRSALFVGRHNLNGNGELTGTHWMDDSGYLHGPIGITNTNSVGIVRDTLAKWMIDNNYYYPYIHEGKPIEGVGYFYPVVGETWDGLMNDTNGFHVTASDVYEAIDDAKTGPIAEGNVGGGNGMQCHEFKGGTGTSSRVLTDAEGGYTLGVLVQANHGTRACFEMFGVPIGRLLKGGEARLETFSPKPGTGSIIVVIATDAPVSPLQLQKICKRIPIAIGRLGAGFENDSGDIFLAFSTANNTAYQDNKATLISDDALDPIYKATAEAVEEAILNAMFAAESMTGKANNHFYALPQDDVYNILKEYRSDILKTF; translated from the coding sequence ATGAGCAAAAAAAGAGTAAGAGAAGCGGGCTATACGTTACCTGGGAAAACAGGTGAATACAATGCCATCACAGATGTAGCAGGTGTAGAGGTTGGGTATAAAACGATAACGTTTGGTGAGCCAAGCGACTATAAAGGAGCAGGCTCTCCATTTGCAAGAACCGGCGTAACGATGATTTTACCACAAGGTAAAAAACGCAGCGCATTATTTGTTGGACGACATAATTTGAATGGTAATGGTGAACTGACCGGGACTCATTGGATGGATGATTCAGGCTATCTTCATGGCCCAATAGGGATTACAAACACTAATAGTGTCGGTATCGTTAGAGATACTCTGGCAAAATGGATGATTGATAACAATTATTATTATCCTTACATCCATGAAGGTAAACCAATTGAAGGGGTCGGGTATTTTTATCCAGTGGTTGGTGAAACATGGGATGGTTTAATGAATGATACCAACGGCTTTCATGTTACTGCAAGTGATGTATATGAAGCAATTGATGATGCTAAAACAGGACCAATTGCTGAGGGGAATGTGGGTGGAGGAAATGGCATGCAATGCCATGAGTTCAAAGGTGGAACGGGGACGTCTTCACGTGTTTTGACGGACGCTGAAGGTGGTTATACTTTAGGTGTGCTTGTACAAGCTAATCATGGCACACGCGCGTGTTTTGAAATGTTTGGTGTCCCGATTGGACGTTTGTTGAAAGGGGGTGAAGCGAGGCTAGAAACGTTTTCGCCAAAACCTGGGACAGGATCCATTATTGTTGTTATTGCAACAGATGCACCTGTATCGCCTCTTCAACTACAAAAAATTTGCAAACGAATACCAATTGCAATCGGTCGTCTGGGTGCGGGATTCGAGAATGATTCAGGAGATATCTTTTTAGCCTTTTCAACAGCCAATAATACTGCTTATCAAGATAATAAAGCAACGCTTATTAGTGATGATGCGCTGGACCCAATCTATAAAGCAACAGCAGAAGCAGTCGAAGAAGCAATCTTAAATGCAATGTTTGCAGCTGAATCGATGACTGGAAAAGCAAATAATCATTTTTATGCTTTGCCACAAGACGATGTATATAACATTTTGAAAGAATACCGTTCAGATATATTAAAAACATTTTAG
- the nrdR gene encoding transcriptional regulator NrdR, with translation MRCPSCQSNDTRVIDSRPTDENRSIRRRRECESCSFRFTTFEKIEESPLIIVKKDGIREEFSREKVLRGLVRACEKRPVSLEQLENVVNEVEHDIRAQGTSEIESNIIGEFVMNKLADIDEVSYVRFASVYRQFKDLSVFIEELKEIMEKQK, from the coding sequence ATGCGCTGCCCATCTTGTCAATCAAATGATACGCGAGTGATCGACTCACGGCCAACAGATGAAAACCGTTCGATACGAAGACGTCGCGAATGTGAATCGTGTAGTTTTCGTTTCACAACATTTGAAAAAATTGAAGAAAGCCCATTGATTATTGTGAAAAAAGATGGCATACGCGAAGAGTTTTCACGTGAAAAAGTTTTACGTGGTTTAGTACGTGCTTGTGAAAAACGCCCTGTATCTTTGGAACAATTAGAAAATGTTGTTAATGAAGTTGAACACGATATTCGCGCGCAGGGCACAAGTGAGATTGAATCAAATATTATCGGTGAATTTGTGATGAATAAATTAGCTGATATTGATGAAGTGTCATATGTGCGATTTGCATCAGTCTATCGTCAGTTTAAGGACTTAAGTGTCTTTATTGAAGAGCTCAAAGAAATTATGGAGAAACAAAAATAA
- a CDS encoding replication initiation and membrane attachment family protein: MRQHHLEGNYQPDPGDSYVIETVGLLNDIDRRVLTQLYLPLINVDAYTLYQTFFDHVPTMGTQSEKQTHYQLQTLLADMSQTRLIKARLVLEGVRLLKSFVVDKGDSRHYIYELAPPMDPYHFFNDGVLNLFLFSAVGDRRYRVLKNNWVKTETDKSEMTEITTSFTEVFQFPKTKLTAEAKADTDKLVGRSQATQFDIPDSRFDFERLYSKLSPTFITLSAINDEVKETIRKLYAVYHISEDDMVSLIYRAMQSDGNVDLEQLRKVARDFYQINMGEGAYPKLKVKEPEIQTVDVVQSIGDIQNEGQLIEFLTQIDTFNLIKELSTYGADPTIKELEAVETVMSKRKMPIPVMNALIYYTRLQGNGIDSPEYMEKIARDWDMKGVVTVADVIQSTKAFVDKKQEDYEKWQQRQNNSYRKTDGKANDIIPDWLQKQLAEEDGVTLPAAAEKPVEKVTVPTIIKKKPEIKTDPAMLEKIAQLRKDLKEGR, from the coding sequence ATGAGACAACATCATTTGGAAGGTAACTACCAGCCTGATCCAGGGGATAGTTATGTCATTGAAACGGTAGGATTGCTAAACGATATTGATCGTCGCGTGCTAACGCAACTGTATCTACCGTTAATTAATGTTGATGCTTATACGCTCTACCAAACATTTTTTGACCATGTTCCAACAATGGGAACACAATCAGAAAAACAAACACATTATCAACTCCAAACACTGCTTGCCGATATGAGTCAAACACGATTAATTAAAGCACGCCTCGTCTTAGAAGGTGTGCGTTTACTTAAAAGTTTTGTAGTCGACAAGGGAGATTCACGGCACTATATCTATGAATTAGCACCACCAATGGACCCTTATCATTTTTTTAACGACGGTGTGCTGAACCTGTTTTTATTTAGTGCGGTAGGTGATCGTCGTTATCGGGTACTGAAAAATAATTGGGTGAAAACAGAGACCGATAAATCAGAAATGACAGAAATTACAACATCGTTCACAGAGGTATTCCAATTTCCAAAAACAAAATTAACAGCTGAAGCAAAAGCTGATACAGATAAACTTGTTGGACGTTCACAAGCAACACAATTTGATATACCGGATTCGCGGTTTGACTTTGAACGTCTTTACAGTAAATTATCGCCAACGTTTATTACTTTATCCGCGATTAATGATGAAGTGAAGGAGACCATTCGTAAACTCTACGCGGTTTACCATATCAGTGAAGACGATATGGTTAGTTTGATTTATCGTGCAATGCAATCGGATGGTAATGTTGATTTAGAGCAATTACGTAAAGTTGCGCGTGATTTTTATCAAATTAATATGGGTGAAGGTGCTTATCCGAAACTCAAGGTTAAAGAACCGGAGATCCAAACAGTTGATGTCGTCCAATCAATTGGTGATATTCAAAATGAAGGACAGCTCATTGAGTTCTTAACGCAAATTGATACTTTCAACTTAATTAAAGAACTTTCTACTTATGGGGCCGATCCCACGATTAAGGAATTGGAAGCAGTTGAGACCGTGATGTCGAAACGAAAAATGCCAATCCCTGTCATGAATGCGCTCATCTATTATACGCGTTTACAAGGAAATGGGATTGATAGTCCTGAGTACATGGAAAAAATTGCGCGTGATTGGGATATGAAAGGCGTTGTTACAGTTGCTGATGTGATTCAATCAACGAAAGCATTTGTTGATAAAAAACAAGAGGATTACGAAAAATGGCAACAGCGTCAAAATAATTCATATCGAAAAACAGATGGAAAGGCAAATGATATTATTCCTGATTGGTTACAAAAACAACTGGCAGAGGAAGACGGTGTAACCTTGCCAGCCGCTGCTGAAAAACCAGTAGAAAAAGTGACCGTCCCAACAATTATTAAAAAGAAACCCGAAATTAAAACAGATCCAGCAATGCTCGAAAAAATTGCTCAACTTAGAAAAGATTTAAAGGAAGGTAGGTGA
- the thrS gene encoding threonine--tRNA ligase, with the protein MKIKFPDGAVKEFENGLNTAEIAGSISSSLKKKAIAGKVNGTIVELTTPINEDADFEIITPEHEDALTVINHSAAHTMAQAIRRLYPDASFGVGPAIDGGFYYDFDTKEDISDESFKAIEKEMKKIIKQNIKIERQEVTREEAKARFADDKYKLELIDAIPEDQQVTLYAQAEYADLCRGGHLPSTGKIKAFKLLSLAGAYWRGDSKNKMLHRIYGTAFFSQTDLDAHLAMLEEAKERDHRKIGKELDLFMINNLVGQGLPMWLPKGATVRRQIERYIVDMEVSKGYDHVYTPALANVELYKTSGHWEHYSEDMFPPMKMDENESLVLRPMNCPHHMMIYKNDIHSYRELPIRIAELGLMHRYEMSGALSGLQRVRAMTLNDAHIFVRPDQIAEEFKATVKLLHDVYKDFNITDYSFRLSYRDPENTEKYYDDDDMWDKAQAMLKSAMDDLGLEYFEAEGEAAFYGPKLDVMVKTAIGKEETLSTIQLDFLLPERFDLTYIGEDGDKHRPVVIHRGIVSTMERFVAYLIEEYKGAFPTWLAPVQVQIIPVNLDAHSDYAFELKEELKRAGFRVEVDVKNEKLGYKIREAQMQKIPFQLVVGDEEVANKAVNVRQYSKKESNTVAKDDFIKQLDDVVKNKK; encoded by the coding sequence ATGAAAATTAAATTTCCAGATGGTGCCGTGAAAGAATTTGAAAACGGACTGAATACAGCAGAAATAGCAGGATCAATTAGCTCTAGTTTAAAGAAAAAAGCAATCGCCGGTAAAGTAAACGGTACAATTGTCGAATTAACAACACCGATTAACGAAGATGCTGATTTTGAAATTATTACACCTGAACATGAAGATGCATTAACAGTGATTAATCACTCAGCTGCACATACAATGGCGCAAGCAATTCGCCGTCTTTATCCAGATGCAAGCTTTGGTGTAGGTCCAGCAATCGATGGTGGTTTCTACTATGATTTTGATACAAAAGAAGATATTTCTGATGAATCATTTAAAGCAATCGAAAAAGAAATGAAAAAAATCATCAAACAAAACATTAAAATTGAGCGTCAAGAAGTGACTCGCGAAGAAGCGAAAGCACGTTTTGCTGACGATAAATACAAATTAGAACTAATCGATGCGATTCCAGAAGATCAACAAGTGACATTGTATGCACAAGCAGAATATGCTGATTTATGCCGAGGTGGTCATTTACCATCAACTGGTAAAATCAAAGCCTTTAAATTATTGAGTCTTGCAGGTGCTTATTGGCGTGGAGATAGTAAAAATAAAATGCTTCACCGTATTTACGGAACAGCATTCTTTTCACAAACTGACTTAGACGCGCATCTTGCCATGTTAGAAGAAGCCAAAGAACGTGATCATCGTAAAATCGGAAAAGAACTCGATCTTTTTATGATTAATAACTTAGTGGGTCAAGGTTTACCGATGTGGTTGCCAAAAGGTGCGACTGTTCGCCGTCAAATTGAAAGATATATCGTCGACATGGAAGTATCTAAAGGATATGATCATGTTTATACACCCGCTCTTGCTAATGTGGAGCTTTATAAAACAAGTGGACACTGGGAACACTACAGTGAGGATATGTTCCCACCAATGAAAATGGATGAGAATGAGTCACTTGTTTTACGTCCGATGAACTGTCCACACCATATGATGATCTACAAAAATGATATTCATTCATACCGTGAATTACCTATTCGTATTGCGGAATTAGGTTTAATGCACCGTTATGAAATGAGTGGCGCATTATCTGGTTTACAACGCGTGAGAGCTATGACACTTAATGATGCTCACATCTTTGTTCGTCCAGATCAAATTGCAGAAGAATTTAAAGCAACTGTGAAATTGTTGCATGATGTGTATAAAGATTTCAATATCACTGATTACTCATTCCGTTTAAGCTACCGTGATCCGGAAAACACTGAAAAGTATTATGATGATGATGATATGTGGGATAAAGCACAAGCAATGCTAAAATCAGCAATGGATGACCTTGGCTTAGAATATTTTGAAGCCGAAGGTGAAGCTGCTTTTTATGGTCCTAAATTAGATGTGATGGTTAAGACTGCAATTGGTAAGGAAGAAACACTTTCAACAATCCAATTAGACTTCTTATTACCAGAGCGTTTTGATCTTACTTATATTGGTGAAGATGGCGATAAACACCGTCCAGTTGTTATTCACCGTGGAATCGTATCAACTATGGAACGATTTGTGGCTTACTTAATAGAAGAATACAAAGGCGCGTTCCCAACATGGTTAGCACCAGTTCAAGTACAAATCATTCCAGTTAACCTTGATGCACATTCAGATTATGCGTTTGAATTGAAAGAAGAATTAAAACGTGCGGGATTCCGTGTTGAAGTAGATGTTAAAAATGAAAAACTAGGCTATAAAATTCGCGAAGCTCAAATGCAAAAAATTCCGTTCCAATTAGTTGTAGGGGATGAAGAAGTTGCGAACAAAGCCGTTAATGTCCGTCAATACAGTAAAAAAGAATCAAATACAGTCGCAAAAGATGATTTCATTAAACAACTCGATGATGTTGTTAAAAATAAAAAATAA
- the mutM gene encoding DNA-formamidopyrimidine glycosylase, producing MPELPEVENVRATLAELVIGRTIEQVTIGVPKMIHGVDSQQFAYNLIGEKFMDIRRRGKFLLLDTTNYTILSHLRMEGKYRLTLDEEEKSKHTHVVFQLDGGQQLRYLDVRKFGTMEMVPLGQEETTRAIKKLGSEPFGEDFQLDVFAKALSRSTRGIKNVLLDQKAVVGLGNIYVDEVCYVAKVNPIKPSNELNQTEVKRLYDATRSILTEAVKLGGSTIRTYVNSQGKIGNYQEKLVVYGHKGEPCPQCGTEIEKIQYHGRGTHYCPACQPLLRK from the coding sequence GTGCCAGAATTACCAGAAGTAGAAAATGTCCGTGCCACATTGGCGGAATTAGTCATCGGTCGCACAATTGAACAAGTAACAATTGGTGTACCAAAAATGATTCATGGTGTGGATTCACAACAGTTTGCTTATAACCTTATAGGTGAAAAATTTATGGACATCCGTCGTCGGGGCAAGTTTTTATTACTAGATACGACAAATTATACGATTTTATCGCATCTACGGATGGAAGGTAAATATCGTTTAACGTTAGATGAAGAAGAAAAAAGTAAACACACACATGTTGTTTTTCAATTAGATGGGGGACAACAATTACGTTACCTTGATGTCCGTAAATTTGGAACAATGGAAATGGTACCTTTAGGGCAAGAAGAGACCACGCGTGCGATTAAAAAATTAGGGTCTGAACCTTTTGGCGAAGACTTCCAATTAGACGTGTTTGCAAAAGCATTGTCGCGTTCAACGCGAGGTATTAAAAATGTGCTATTGGATCAAAAAGCAGTTGTTGGATTAGGCAACATCTATGTCGATGAAGTCTGTTATGTTGCAAAGGTCAATCCAATTAAACCAAGTAACGAATTAAATCAAACAGAAGTGAAACGATTGTACGATGCGACTCGCAGCATCTTAACGGAAGCTGTTAAATTAGGTGGTTCAACGATTCGGACCTATGTGAATTCACAAGGTAAAATCGGTAACTACCAAGAAAAATTGGTAGTTTATGGGCATAAAGGAGAACCATGTCCACAGTGTGGGACTGAAATTGAAAAGATTCAGTACCATGGTCGTGGCACGCATTATTGCCCCGCTTGTCAACCATTATTAAGGAAGTGA
- the coaE gene encoding dephospho-CoA kinase (Dephospho-CoA kinase (CoaE) performs the final step in coenzyme A biosynthesis.): MTIVIGLTGGIASGKSLVSTYLKEKGLPVIDADVVAHEVVAPGQPLVKALIKEFGEKIAEGDGINRQALGEIIFANPEKRQKLNSLMHPAIFAKMMMTLSDYQKQQEPIVILDIPLLFESNRLELYDKIWVVAVDEETQKQRLMLRNDLTEQEAVQRITSQLPLAEKIQRADTVIDNNGTPTATFEQVDVALAAVVCDS; the protein is encoded by the coding sequence ATGACAATAGTGATTGGGTTAACAGGTGGCATTGCCTCAGGAAAAAGCTTGGTGAGCACTTATTTAAAAGAAAAAGGTTTACCAGTGATTGATGCAGATGTTGTCGCTCATGAGGTTGTGGCACCAGGTCAGCCACTTGTGAAGGCTTTGATAAAAGAGTTTGGTGAAAAAATTGCTGAAGGTGACGGCATAAATCGGCAAGCTTTAGGTGAAATTATCTTTGCTAATCCTGAAAAACGTCAAAAACTGAATAGTTTAATGCACCCAGCGATTTTTGCTAAGATGATGATGACTTTATCCGACTATCAAAAACAGCAGGAACCCATTGTTATTTTAGATATTCCGTTGCTATTTGAAAGCAATCGTTTAGAGTTATACGATAAGATTTGGGTCGTTGCTGTTGATGAAGAAACACAGAAACAACGATTAATGCTCCGCAATGATTTAACTGAGCAAGAAGCGGTCCAACGGATTACGTCACAACTGCCATTGGCTGAAAAAATACAACGTGCAGATACTGTGATTGATAACAATGGAACGCCAACCGCGACCTTTGAGCAAGTTGATGTTGCACTCGCCGCAGTTGTATGTGATTCCTAG